TAACACCTAAACGTTAGTAACTACTCATATTATTCTGAAGCCAATAGTAACTCGTGACTACCAAGTACTACAAATGAGTCGGTTAACCAATGAGAAGGTTGGGCTGCAGAGTGTAAATTTAGTTTTAGGACATGAAAAAAGTAACGCTTGGCCTACTACTTACAAGTAAGTGAAAGAAAATTAACCAAACAAAATAACCTTCCATCTCGACTGCTACAACATCACATCGCGCAACTTAGTCCAGGAACCCAATGATCTTTTTCAgttaactgaaaaaaaaaaaagagtgaaTGCCAAATATTGTGTTAGACAGAGTCAATAATTGCAATTCAAATACATAACAACACAAAAATCCTTAACACATAACGACCAGACTTAAGACTTTCCATATCATTGAACAAATCGAACATGGAGGGACAACCGGCAGAATGCGACGGAAAAAGCAGTCTTTACAGCCTAAGATTCTTCCATGGGTCATTCATACATATGTCAAATATAGTTCAAAATTATATTATATCATAAACAACCAAGTTTTTATGGTGTTGAGATTCCCACTTCCATAATTCTTAACAGTTTTATTCGATAACAAACTCCACTCCTACACACTTAATCCCTAAAGAATGCTTTTTATAAGGGTTGTAAAATGATCATGAGAATTGACTGCTTTGACTTTTCACCATTTGCATATCACAAAACCATATAGTCACAGCTCACAATGTGACTACTTATTCAACTAAAGGACTATAATCAAGATCAGAATAGCATATAGCATGCAGAACTAATATAGGGGGATCATTTATGCAACATTTTGGAAACTTTTAAGTATGGACTGCTAAATACATGATCTGCTATCATTTACGGAGTATCATTTATATGACAAGAAAGAAGTGCTCATTTGTGTTGGTACATGATGATGATAGTATACATTATAGTTTAACATACTGGATACTTTGACTAGTATTTCATGACAAGGCGAAAAAGTGATATTGTGGTTATAATATTACTTCTTTACATTATAACATTAATCAACATTAATAACAAATTAACTCCTCACTGACCAAATATTGGAACATCTTTTCTTGAAAATATACAGCAAAGTAAATTAGATAGCTAAAACTATATACTTGATTTTAAACGAGATATATGTGCGTAATATTTGGAAAATCTGAAATTTGATCATCATTTATTAGTATAAAACCTAAATTTGCAGCAGTAAAATCGAAGTACCTCGGAGCATGTCAATCAACGGCAGTGCAACATCATCGACATCTTCATCACCAGTATCATCATTCGTCATTATAATCATCTCTTCGTCGTTGTGAACATCATTATTGTCATTGTCATCGTCATCTTCGTCATCGTTATCAGCgccatcatcatcctcatcatcatcttcatcttcttcatcgtcatcgtcatcgtcatcgtcatcgtcatcgtcatcgtcatcgtcatcgtcGTCTTCGTCTTCGTCTTCGTCATAAACctcgtcatcatcatcgtcgtcattGTCGTTGTCATCGTCGAAGTTAATGAAAATAGTATTAGGCTGATCAATCAGAAGTAACGTTTCCGTGAGGTATTTAGCTGTGACCACCCTCATACCGTTTTTAAAAAACTCAAGATCAGTGAACCGTTTAGAGTTTGGTCTGTAAACTACAAATCTTTCTCCTTTGGATGCTGCAAACTTTAACAATATAGGTTCTCCATTCTTTCTAAAATCTAGTACACAAACAGGTTCCTTAAAGCTaaaaagtttttcaaaagtgtttgGAACACCATGTTTCATTATCCATACATCATGAACACGTCGATTGCCCTCTTGTTGAATATCAAGCAAAGCAAGAGAATCCATTCGGTTGCGGAAGAACAACGTGTATGAATGTGCTAAATTATCTGGTAGGTATACTTCTCCAATTTTTTCACTAGTGAGATCAAATGTTATGACCATATTTCTTTCATTTCTGGTTCTGTTACAATCATCAATAGCTAGAAAATAGATAATCCCATTTATAACTACTTGATCGCCAGTCAAGGTAATTGATTTACGAGGCTTATTGCAAGGTATAGTTCTCCAAACCCCTGAGCTTACAGTATAAACCTCAATATCCCAATCGATGGAAATTTTGACAAGCCTAGGATCACAACTGTCAGGGCAAACTCCGAAACCAACAACCCAATATGAGTGTAACGTATTAGGAATCGGTATAACAATGCATCTCTGAATTAAAGGATTCCATATATAACATTTCCTAATCATATTATCAAATAAACACAATAATCCGTGAGAGTAACTAAGTACCCTCAAATCCTCAACATTCAGGTGAACAGTCTCAGGAACAGCAATAGGTACCTTGTTTTGgggaaaattatcattatcattatcactaatcgAAACGAAATTGTGTTTATATCCGCAATTCATAATTGTGTACCATGCAAATAGATGATGATGCTGATTGTAGCGGACACTGTGTCTAGTGATGAACGCCGGGCTTTTGAGGATGGCATTGAATTGTTTTGAAAGCAATGTGCACTGAATCAATAACCTAATCGGGAGATGTTTTATGATTTCAACTTGAATCTCGAACGGTATGTTATCAGGTACTCTTAATTCTGAGTTTAAGTCTCTGGACATTTTGGATTTTAGGGTTTCGAATTTTAGGGCTTTAATTTGTTGAAAAGTGATTGATCGAAGTGTACAGTGTTTGAGAATGAGGAACTGGTTTGTGGGATTGGCCCTAACGAGTAACGAGGTCTCCGAAGCCCAATTTACTCAACTTTTAGATTCTTGTGTTAATGGGCCTGGTTCTTCGTAGCCCACAGTAGGCTGGCCCACTCAGGCCCTGCTATTGGGGTCCCTTCTTTGCAAAATATGTTCAATGCAGTATCGAGAAAGTGGCAATTGGTGTTTCTAGTTTGAATTCCAATAAAGGCATGGCTACTTTAGTTTCGGGTTCAGTTTCGTGTATTAGAAATAATGTCGACATTAAGAAGATTAATGTTCATGGTCCGGGCAAGGTGGAGGTTTGTAATTCCTTTGATCTCAACATCGAAAGTGATTTCCCTTCTATTCTTCAAAGTGTAGGCAAATGTGGTTCTTCATCAAGCAAATTTCGCTAGTTTTTTCGACGAGGCCGCGAAGGATTTTAAAAATTATTGGGTTGAAGCTAAGGTTATTAATTCAAAGACGGCCGGTTCCTAAACCTAAACCCAAAAAGACTAAACCTTGGAAAATCCACAGGGGGAGTTGAGAAACTTTAACGTCGACGACATTTGAAGCTATCAcatcgggtttttttttttttaaatcttttttGGTTTGTTAGACAGCTTGAGGGATTTAGTTCATTTTTTTATGTTAATGGGTGTTTGTTTGAGTAGGTCTTAGGCTGCGTTCGCTCAGGTTTGACAACTTGTTTTGTTGCAATATAATTTTGCTTTAGTCAGTTGTACATAAATTTGTTACCTCATGTGAAAATAAGTTTTGTATATGGATTTCTTATTCAAAATTACAATACGTTTGTAGCAAACATTACAGTAGTCACTTATTGAAAAGCAAGTATGTGATTCTATATATATGCACAATATTTACAACATGAACAGTCCAAGCGTTACACCAAAAGTACTTAAACTGTGTCAAAATCAGATTTAAATGAAAACAATACACAGACAATTTAACACAAATATAAACCGAACAGTTAATTAGCCGATTCCAGACCTTGTATATGCATTTCTTGTTTAAATTCGTGTGTTTTACTCGCATAATTACTCGCCAACTAGCCAAATCCTAATTCCTCAAACACAAAGTACACCGCAGAAGACTCAAAAAGCATAAGTTTTTGAATAAGGAAACAATATACACTAGTAGATGTAACATTCATCAAACATAATGTAGCCAAAGTAATTAATCTATGATAACATGATAcaagtaatgaaaaaaaaaaaaaaaaaaaagttgggaTCATAACCATTGCTAGAAGTAGCCAAAATATGATAAAGCCACGATATGTCCAACTAGTCCGGGTCCGGCTCGCGCGATGCGGCAGAGGCTTttggcctgcgtattcatatttaacgtagctttatgtatttacagaaggaaAATGCTCCATGTGTTAAGCGGCGTTGTTGGTGTTGTCGTCTTTACagttttttaaaatctgtccggttcgaacgtagttagtttcgttttgttgataaaactaggttttgagcccgtgcgttgcacggctactCAAAAACCTTTGAAATTGTAATTGCCGTCCAAATTAAGTTTTCAATGCTTCCTTGTCATATATAAATTAAGATCGGAGATGGACTTTAAGGCGTATGCAACAATAAACAATAACCGCATGTAATAATATGTGCTCAGTTTCATACCAATCACAACAAAATAAAGAACTGCAACTACAACTGGATGCCCGAGGAGACATTTTTAGACGGTAACGTTCCATATTAAATATGTGCAATGACAACCTTCAAAATAAGTAACACCAAACCAAAACTAACAAAGGGACTTAAAATGCAAAAAGTAACCAAATTTTGACTTTCAATAACATTGTCTTCAAAATCATCTTTAAATATCAGCTTCACAGCCATAAAATACCAAAGCCCATCATATTATAATCATCAAAATAACATATTCAAACTCGATCAATTGACCTAAAAAAATTATTTGACTTTTAAACCTCAAATTACCCTCACTAATTATAATTAACTGTATGAAACCAATATCAGCATGACCTGGGCCATGATTCATATCACCATACTCACTAATTTTCATAGCATACGAAGACTAACTCTATTATCAAAGCTAAACCATAACCATAAAAATACCAAAAacaaaattttgacttacacaaGTCAAACTATAATAAGGAAAAAGGAAAATTAAGCATCACATACCAATATACCATTCCCTTCTTGATGTCATCTCCTTATAGCAAAACATTTCCAATACCCACACAATCACCACCATGATCAGTGCTGGCATTTGTTATTGTTCTTCAATATCAGCAAAACTACGTATCTTCCGGTCTTCTCAACACTTCTAATTCTAAGTGACAGTTGTAATCGTTATATATCCGTCTGCCATCGAACAATCTATATCAGAAACAAAGCAATTCATATAGTAGATAATAGACGTGTTTGACATTCACTTTAACTCAAATAGTTAATAACAACTGATGAgtatacaaattataaaaaacAATTTGATAATAGTTTTTCAATTCGGACGACAATGCTAGATATGAAACCGTTTGATTACAGCCTTTGATTTTCCTTATTCGTTGATCACTGATAATACATCGTGAATATTGGTCGTGAATTTTGGGTTTGTAGGGTTTGTTTGAGGTTAGTTAGAGATATCTTAGAGATAAGGAATAGCGATATATATTTTAAAAAGGGAAGAGATATTGTTAGTGAAAAAAGAACTCGGCTCTgttttgtatatattttttatattaattgCTTTATTATTTAATTTCTATTGATTATGTATTTATCTCCTACAAAAcgtttttatttatcatttttatttaatagattataatcataatcattcacAATTTGACAAGTGTAAAATTCACTTGTCATTCAACCCTATAAATATGGTTTTGTTGACAATTAGGATAAACAATTCtcttttttatataagtatatagatTATTTCGATTCTGACGGTGCTGGCAAAAaatataactcgcggcgagcaggaaaatacgggttgtcgttgtttttaaccttttttaaaaagtgtctgtttcaaacatactttttatcgttttgttcataaaattatttcgagtatgacgctcatgtcgaaaaaatttaactcgcggcgagcggaaaTATACGGGTTGTCGTtttgtttagcgttttttgagaagtgtccgtttcgcgtatagttagtcccgttgggttcgtaagattttttcgagttgaacggtggtctcggaaaaatttaactcgcaccgagcgagaagatagggcccgttataaatttgggtggaataatttttttttattttaataaaattatatatttacactttttacctctgagaaagtgtaaacttgagggaccgttGTGTAAATGTAGCCGAAGTTAAGGGACCGGTTGTAATgtaaacgcaaactcaaaactacaatcggtTTTAACTAAAACTACGAATGTTCCCATCACAATTAGTATATAAGAGTTATTTTAACTAAAACTACGAATGTTCCCATCACAATTAGtattagtatataagggttaaaaTAGAACCACATGCAAGAACATCAACAATATTGTATCCACATCAACAATGTCGGTTTGTGGCGTTTTTTTG
This window of the Rutidosis leptorrhynchoides isolate AG116_Rl617_1_P2 chromosome 7, CSIRO_AGI_Rlap_v1, whole genome shotgun sequence genome carries:
- the LOC139858547 gene encoding putative F-box protein At1g32420, yielding MSRDLNSELRVPDNIPFEIQVEIIKHLPIRLLIQCTLLSKQFNAILKSPAFITRHSVRYNQHHHLFAWYTIMNCGYKHNFVSISDNDNDNFPQNKVPIAVPETVHLNVEDLRVLSYSHGLLCLFDNMIRKCYIWNPLIQRCIVIPIPNTLHSYWVVGFGVCPDSCDPRLVKISIDWDIEVYTVSSGVWRTIPCNKPRKSITLTGDQVVINGIIYFLAIDDCNRTRNERNMVITFDLTSEKIGEVYLPDNLAHSYTLFFRNRMDSLALLDIQQEGNRRVHDVWIMKHGVPNTFEKLFSFKEPVCVLDFRKNGEPILLKFAASKGERFVVYRPNSKRFTDLEFFKNGMRVVTAKYLTETLLLIDQPNTIFINFDDDNDNDDDDDDEVYDEDEDEDDDDDDDDDDDDDDDDDDDEEDEDDDEDDDGADNDDEDDDDNDNNDVHNDEEMIIMTNDDTGDEDVDDVALPLIDMLRVN